In the genome of Myxococcus stipitatus, one region contains:
- a CDS encoding DUF6900 domain-containing protein: protein MTTTNKQPQTPGDVLAAIAREKLGFETLDTRHSDSLDFRDVAVWSVKDALEAAYRAGLAAAKGARR from the coding sequence ATGACTACGACGAACAAGCAACCCCAGACGCCGGGCGACGTCCTCGCCGCCATCGCGCGCGAGAAGCTCGGCTTCGAGACGCTCGACACGCGCCACAGCGACTCGCTCGACTTCCGAGACGTCGCGGTCTGGTCGGTGAAGGACGCGCTCGAGGCCGCGTACCGCGCGGGGCTCGCCGCGGCGAAGGGGGCCCGCCGATGA
- a CDS encoding phage tail protein → MSTVELPALYVDSVALLASTPRLVLVNRDPSPGETGVPVDATVTLELVDTGPDGVHRASARVWVDGVLAFEGGALTEIVPAYAGPLAAVVQTADTLRVVLHPVVSLASLATVHVRVLAQTVGGAASLDEVYSFVVEDRTAPRVVGAQALTQKTVRVAFDEPVLVPADAAFALTPKSAPAVPVAVAAVNVEESIVLLTLDTEMTPDVLHEVVAIGVTDLFGNAVLGPYDRATFTGFRPARPLTRRFDLWHMLPKHNRRDDHTGDLFRFIACLQEVTDLLLADVDRWPDIFDLERAPDVFVDLILRDLGNPFPFELDTMGKRRLASVLVEMYRQKGTAKGIQNAIRFFLGIDISAITPFNADTLFLGESELGVDWVLGPSDRFARYAFNVEVARILIDRERRQLRAIVEYLKPAHTHFVDLVEPLPPVLPNHWELGLSDLGETTDLH, encoded by the coding sequence GTGAGCACCGTCGAGCTTCCCGCGCTCTACGTCGACAGCGTCGCGCTCCTCGCGAGCACGCCGCGGCTCGTCCTCGTGAACCGCGACCCGAGCCCCGGCGAGACCGGCGTGCCCGTCGACGCCACGGTCACGCTCGAGCTCGTCGACACCGGCCCCGATGGAGTCCACCGGGCCAGCGCGCGCGTGTGGGTCGACGGCGTCCTGGCATTCGAGGGTGGCGCTCTGACGGAGATCGTCCCGGCCTACGCGGGGCCGCTCGCCGCCGTCGTGCAGACCGCCGACACGCTGCGCGTCGTGCTCCATCCCGTCGTCTCGCTCGCAAGCCTGGCGACGGTCCACGTGCGCGTGCTCGCGCAGACGGTTGGAGGCGCGGCCTCGCTCGACGAGGTGTACTCGTTCGTCGTCGAGGACCGGACCGCGCCGCGAGTCGTCGGGGCCCAGGCACTCACGCAGAAGACGGTGCGCGTCGCCTTCGACGAGCCGGTGCTGGTTCCCGCCGACGCGGCCTTCGCGCTCACGCCCAAGAGCGCGCCCGCCGTCCCTGTGGCCGTCGCCGCTGTGAACGTCGAGGAAAGCATCGTCCTGCTCACGCTCGACACCGAGATGACGCCCGACGTGCTCCATGAAGTCGTCGCCATCGGGGTGACGGACCTCTTCGGCAACGCGGTGCTCGGGCCCTACGACCGCGCGACGTTCACCGGCTTCCGGCCTGCGCGTCCGCTGACGCGTCGATTCGACCTGTGGCACATGCTCCCGAAGCACAATCGGCGCGACGACCACACGGGCGATCTCTTTCGGTTCATCGCGTGCCTGCAGGAGGTCACCGACCTCCTACTCGCCGATGTCGATCGCTGGCCCGACATCTTCGACCTTGAGCGCGCGCCCGATGTCTTCGTGGACCTGATCCTCCGCGACCTCGGCAACCCATTCCCGTTCGAGCTCGACACGATGGGCAAGCGCCGGCTCGCGTCTGTGCTGGTCGAGATGTACCGCCAGAAGGGAACCGCCAAGGGCATCCAGAACGCGATCCGCTTCTTCCTGGGAATCGACATCTCGGCGATCACCCCGTTCAACGCCGACACGCTCTTCCTCGGCGAGTCGGAGCTCGGCGTCGACTGGGTGCTCGGCCCCTCCGACCGCTTTGCACGGTACGCCTTCAACGTCGAGGTCGCGCGTATCCTCATCGACCGCGAGCGCCGCCAGCTCCGCGCCATCGTCGAGTACCTGAAGCCCGCGCACACGCACTTCGTGGACCTCGTCGAGCCCCTGCCGCCAGTCCTGCCGAACCACTGGGAGCTGGGCCTCAGCGACCTCGGCGAGACGACGGATCTGCACTGA
- a CDS encoding amidoligase family protein, whose product MKTLRFGIEIETVGLGRAGLARAIHSVVGGTVSDEYRGARILDARGRTWRVVPDGSLSGGENSGEIVSPVLGYDDIEELQNVIRAVRGAGGRADASCGIHIHIDGSRFDAKSVTNLVKLVHKQERLLEHALGVSESRLARYCRPIDAGFIQRLEARRPKTMQEVSDAWYGYRNTSPQRYDQSRYHGLNLNSLFFRGTIELRYFNGTLHAGEVKAYIQLALAMAAKALASKAASSKRREFNPATAKYDFRVVLLHLGLIGDEFKTARLHLTKKLAGSAAWKGERRDRRPAEAAMTESEEAGDARAA is encoded by the coding sequence ATGAAGACGCTGCGATTCGGGATCGAGATCGAGACGGTGGGCCTGGGCCGCGCGGGGCTCGCCCGGGCGATCCACAGCGTGGTGGGCGGCACCGTCTCGGACGAGTACCGGGGCGCGCGCATCCTCGACGCGCGCGGGCGCACCTGGCGGGTGGTGCCGGACGGCTCGCTGAGCGGCGGCGAGAACAGCGGGGAGATCGTCTCGCCGGTCCTCGGCTACGACGACATCGAGGAGCTGCAGAACGTCATCCGCGCGGTGCGCGGGGCCGGCGGGCGCGCCGACGCGAGCTGCGGGATTCACATCCACATCGACGGCAGCCGCTTCGACGCCAAGAGCGTCACGAACCTGGTGAAGCTGGTGCACAAGCAGGAGCGCCTCCTCGAGCACGCGCTCGGGGTGAGCGAGTCGCGCCTCGCGCGCTACTGCCGCCCGATCGACGCGGGGTTCATTCAGCGCCTCGAAGCGCGCCGCCCGAAGACGATGCAGGAGGTGAGCGACGCCTGGTACGGGTACCGGAACACGAGCCCGCAGCGCTACGACCAGAGCCGCTACCACGGGCTCAACCTCAACAGCCTCTTCTTCCGCGGCACGATCGAGCTTCGCTACTTCAACGGCACCCTGCATGCCGGCGAGGTGAAGGCGTACATCCAGCTCGCCCTCGCGATGGCCGCCAAGGCGCTCGCGTCGAAGGCGGCGTCGAGCAAGCGCCGCGAGTTCAACCCGGCCACCGCGAAGTACGACTTCAGGGTGGTGCTCCTGCACCTCGGGCTGATCGGCGACGAGTTCAAGACGGCGCGCCTGCACCTCACGAAGAAGCTCGCGGGCTCGGCGGCATGGAAGGGCGAGCGCCGCGACCGCCGCCCGGCAGAGGCCGCGATGACGGAGAGCGAGGAGGCTGGCGATGCCCGAGCGGCGTGA
- a CDS encoding peptidoglycan recognition family protein translates to MSGFIVRGGPTPEVADLAVRTFADGEVRFASKGRRARVTELVIHETVTRSVESTLSVLRKCGLSVHLVLGPDGQLTQHGDLTSDVLWHAGPVHNGPSFGVEVVNPYYPRLLRKGLPWERTIKAPWAHEGQYVLPTPAQAEAVAALVRWATSAPAPGIEVPRRWPGLRAGSFQFGPVAEAQKPLPGVLAHHYFGHADGAWLVLYAWLRIEAGLAPDVAFEEAVKRTTGVCRADVRDLLPTPATA, encoded by the coding sequence GTGAGCGGCTTCATCGTTCGCGGGGGTCCGACGCCCGAGGTCGCCGACCTCGCCGTGCGCACCTTCGCGGACGGCGAGGTGCGGTTTGCCTCGAAGGGCAGGCGCGCTCGTGTGACGGAGCTCGTCATCCACGAGACGGTCACGCGCAGCGTCGAGTCGACCCTCAGCGTGCTCAGGAAGTGCGGCCTCAGCGTCCACCTCGTCCTCGGCCCCGATGGCCAGCTCACGCAGCACGGCGACCTCACGAGCGACGTGCTCTGGCACGCGGGCCCGGTGCACAACGGACCTTCGTTCGGCGTCGAGGTCGTGAACCCGTACTACCCGCGGCTGCTCCGGAAGGGCCTGCCGTGGGAGCGCACCATCAAGGCGCCCTGGGCGCACGAGGGGCAGTACGTGCTGCCGACCCCGGCGCAGGCCGAGGCGGTCGCGGCGCTCGTGCGCTGGGCGACGAGCGCGCCCGCGCCGGGCATCGAGGTGCCGCGCCGCTGGCCGGGGCTCCGCGCCGGCAGCTTCCAGTTCGGGCCGGTCGCCGAGGCGCAGAAGCCGCTGCCCGGCGTGCTCGCCCACCACTACTTCGGACACGCCGACGGCGCGTGGCTCGTCCTCTACGCGTGGCTGCGCATCGAGGCCGGGCTCGCGCCGGACGTCGCGTTTGAGGAGGCGGTGAAGCGCACGACGGGCGTGTGCCGCGCCGATGTTCGAGATCTGCTACCCACGCCCGCCACGGCCTGA
- a CDS encoding baseplate J/gp47 family protein — protein MATLPESVDYTDKDFDALRARLIALIKSVFPDWTDFDVASFGNLLVELYAYVGDVLTFYQDNLAHESRLVTATQRKSVMALAKMLGYRLHGAQAATAEVWLQLARVPVASVTIPAGTVLRTQEVTEPVRFQLLAPAVIAPGADPPRVLAVVENSKTHTQLFDARGLADLELHLDFAPYLDGSAIVATPQGAFTEVDSFLDSRPNDRHFVVAVDQNDRATLRFGNGVSGMPPSGTVSVTYKTGGGSVGNVDAERIAVMEGAFKDAYGNAVQVSVKNPAPASGGADRQTVASARLLAPESLRALTRTVAREDFEINARRLSGVARALMLTSNEDPTIAENTGILYVIPQSQAPGAMPTPALKNLVLRQVTEVYPCTLTFQVSVQDPVYKTVDIAARIFLKQGFAASDVRVRVRANLAAYFRVNEPDGTPNPLVDFGFNIKDAEGNPVGEIAWSDLFNVIRDTPGVRKMGDARLDLTLNGLPADVRLNVREFPVLGVVTLRNGDTGELL, from the coding sequence GTGGCCACGCTGCCGGAGTCCGTCGACTACACTGACAAGGATTTCGACGCCCTTCGGGCGCGGCTGATCGCGCTCATCAAGAGCGTGTTCCCGGACTGGACCGACTTCGACGTCGCGAGCTTCGGGAACCTGCTCGTCGAGCTCTACGCCTACGTCGGCGACGTCCTGACCTTCTACCAGGACAACCTCGCCCACGAGTCCCGGCTCGTCACCGCCACCCAGCGCAAGAGCGTGATGGCCCTCGCGAAGATGCTCGGCTACCGCCTCCACGGCGCACAGGCCGCGACCGCCGAGGTCTGGCTTCAGCTCGCGCGCGTCCCCGTGGCCAGCGTCACCATTCCTGCCGGCACGGTGCTGCGCACGCAGGAGGTGACCGAACCCGTTCGGTTCCAGCTCCTTGCGCCAGCGGTCATCGCGCCGGGCGCCGATCCGCCGCGCGTCCTCGCCGTCGTGGAAAACTCGAAGACGCACACGCAGCTCTTCGACGCCCGCGGGCTCGCCGACCTCGAGCTGCACCTCGACTTCGCGCCGTACCTCGACGGCTCGGCCATCGTGGCGACGCCGCAGGGGGCGTTCACCGAGGTCGACAGCTTCCTCGACTCGCGCCCGAACGACCGCCACTTCGTCGTCGCCGTCGACCAGAACGATCGCGCGACGCTTCGCTTCGGCAACGGCGTGAGCGGCATGCCCCCGAGCGGCACCGTCTCCGTCACCTACAAGACGGGCGGCGGCAGCGTTGGCAACGTCGATGCCGAGCGCATCGCCGTGATGGAGGGCGCCTTCAAGGACGCCTACGGCAACGCGGTGCAGGTCTCCGTGAAGAACCCCGCGCCCGCCTCGGGCGGGGCCGACCGGCAGACGGTGGCGTCGGCGAGGCTGCTCGCGCCGGAGAGCCTGCGCGCGCTCACGCGCACCGTCGCCCGCGAGGACTTCGAGATCAACGCGCGGCGGCTCTCCGGTGTCGCACGCGCGCTGATGCTCACCTCGAACGAGGACCCGACGATCGCCGAGAACACCGGCATCCTCTACGTCATCCCGCAGTCGCAGGCGCCCGGTGCGATGCCGACTCCCGCGCTGAAGAACCTCGTCCTGCGCCAGGTGACAGAGGTGTACCCGTGCACGCTGACGTTCCAGGTCAGCGTGCAGGACCCTGTCTACAAGACCGTCGACATCGCCGCGCGCATCTTCCTGAAGCAGGGCTTCGCCGCGAGCGACGTGCGCGTCCGCGTCCGCGCGAACCTCGCCGCGTACTTCCGCGTGAACGAGCCGGACGGCACCCCGAACCCGCTCGTCGACTTCGGCTTCAACATCAAGGACGCCGAGGGCAACCCGGTCGGAGAGATCGCCTGGAGCGACCTCTTCAACGTCATCCGCGACACGCCCGGCGTGCGGAAGATGGGCGACGCGCGCCTCGACCTGACGCTCAACGGGCTGCCCGCCGACGTGCGGCTCAACGTGCGCGAGTTCCCGGTCCTCGGAGTCGTAACCCTTCGGAACGGCGATACCGGGGAGCTGCTCTGA
- a CDS encoding gamma-glutamylcyclotransferase — translation MMTTGACPKRDEKMGQVLYFAYGSNLDDDQMRARCASARVVARAVLPNHALAFGGFSHRWGGAVASVVRAKGARVEGLLYELGDVDLRALDRFEGHPFAYERVVRLVLDEHGRRRRALTYLQPEDGFEAWAPPQGYFGVLWRAYGRLGFDFASLARAAGVSP, via the coding sequence ATGATGACCACGGGCGCTTGCCCGAAGCGAGATGAGAAGATGGGACAGGTGCTCTACTTCGCCTACGGCTCCAACCTCGACGACGACCAGATGCGGGCGCGCTGCGCGAGCGCGCGCGTCGTTGCGCGGGCGGTGCTGCCGAACCACGCGCTGGCCTTCGGGGGCTTCAGCCACCGCTGGGGCGGAGCCGTCGCCAGCGTCGTGCGCGCGAAGGGCGCACGCGTCGAGGGCCTCCTCTACGAGCTCGGCGACGTCGACCTCCGCGCGCTGGATCGCTTCGAGGGGCACCCGTTCGCCTACGAGCGCGTGGTGCGGCTGGTGCTCGACGAGCACGGGCGCCGCCGCCGTGCGCTGACGTACCTGCAGCCCGAGGACGGTTTCGAAGCGTGGGCGCCACCGCAGGGCTACTTCGGCGTTTTGTGGCGCGCGTACGGGCGCCTGGGCTTCGACTTCGCGTCCCTCGCGCGCGCAGCAGGGGTGTCGCCGTGA
- a CDS encoding DUF2924 domain-containing protein: MSTKTKAKTKRTKKNDLEGLRLPELWERFKEATGESTKSPNRKFLIRRIEEALAARTEEPPAPSADEALPPARRNARSAEPTPETSVEGSAPPKQRGRFASMTIQELQAKYLEVVGRSTGSDDRRYLIWKIREAEKGRINVGPRKTRARDGEPLNVKILPLRLEADVADKMDEAWRSRGIKNRMEFFRGAIGHYLAHLGARDAAALFANAGATGS; this comes from the coding sequence ATGAGCACGAAGACGAAGGCCAAGACCAAGCGGACGAAGAAGAACGACCTCGAGGGGCTGCGGCTCCCTGAGCTGTGGGAGCGCTTCAAGGAGGCGACGGGCGAGAGCACCAAGAGCCCGAACCGGAAGTTCCTCATCCGGCGCATCGAGGAGGCGCTCGCCGCGCGCACCGAGGAGCCGCCCGCGCCCTCTGCCGACGAGGCGCTGCCCCCGGCTCGCCGCAACGCGCGCTCGGCCGAGCCCACCCCGGAGACGAGCGTCGAGGGGAGCGCACCTCCGAAGCAGCGAGGGCGCTTCGCGTCGATGACCATCCAGGAACTGCAGGCGAAGTATCTCGAGGTCGTCGGGCGCTCGACGGGCAGCGACGACCGCCGCTACCTCATCTGGAAGATCCGCGAGGCCGAGAAGGGCCGCATCAACGTCGGACCGCGCAAGACGCGCGCGCGCGACGGCGAGCCGCTCAACGTGAAGATCCTCCCGCTGCGGCTCGAGGCCGACGTCGCCGACAAGATGGACGAGGCGTGGCGCTCGCGGGGCATCAAGAACCGCATGGAGTTCTTCCGGGGGGCCATCGGCCACTACCTCGCGCATCTCGGTGCGCGCGACGCGGCCGCGCTCTTCGCGAACGCGGGCGCCACGGGCTCGTGA
- a CDS encoding phage baseplate assembly protein V: MSTFDDDIHTHDSRLLGMYVGYVTKRDDEEQLGRVRVCIPGVLEPESAWAWPLGTSGGGSKDRGFFAVPEEGAEVAVFFNQGNVDAPYYLSAHWGKPNGESEVPEEARKTPPDNRVFSTKTFRIELDESKDCRKLKLTNKKTGDHLVFDAEENTVTLEATTALTLRAVGAIALEATQVTIAGRVVRPIADPI, encoded by the coding sequence ATGAGCACCTTCGACGACGACATCCACACGCACGACAGCCGGCTCCTCGGCATGTACGTGGGCTACGTCACCAAGCGCGACGACGAGGAGCAGCTCGGGCGCGTACGCGTCTGCATCCCCGGCGTGCTCGAGCCCGAGAGCGCTTGGGCCTGGCCGCTCGGGACGAGCGGCGGCGGCTCGAAGGATCGAGGCTTCTTCGCGGTGCCCGAGGAGGGCGCCGAGGTCGCGGTCTTCTTCAACCAGGGCAACGTCGACGCTCCGTACTACCTCTCTGCGCACTGGGGGAAGCCGAACGGCGAGAGCGAGGTCCCCGAGGAGGCGCGGAAGACCCCGCCCGACAACCGCGTGTTCTCGACCAAGACGTTCCGCATCGAGCTCGACGAGTCGAAGGACTGCCGGAAGCTGAAGCTCACCAACAAGAAGACCGGCGATCACCTCGTCTTCGACGCGGAGGAGAACACCGTGACGCTCGAAGCGACGACGGCGCTCACGTTGCGCGCGGTCGGCGCCATCGCGCTCGAGGCCACGCAGGTCACCATCGCAGGGCGGGTGGTCCGCCCCATCGCAGACCCCATCTGA
- a CDS encoding sacsin N-terminal ATP-binding-like domain-containing protein, whose protein sequence is MPSNYDAIGEENRRRYGTDIGRIGPMLLADRYDDRTHFIFELLQNAEDALGRRGDRHGPRKVMFELTPTSLTLSHFGMPFDEADVRGVCGIAESTKDHFSIGRFGIGFKSVYTFTDRPEIHSGDEDFAVENYVQPKTAKRTARAEDETQIILPLKSEDGTAWQEITAGFQHLGPGALLFLRHIDEINWSVQGGASGVYLRSDPESLGPNVQRITVIGQESDKPEVDQNWLVFHRDVFSTTSTTREKVGRVEVAFSLVAVKDAPGRWSVQPVAASPLVVFFPTVVSTNLGFLVQGPYRTTPSRDNIPRGEPWNQHLVQETAGLLVESVRWMRDNEMLDASALRCLPLDREKFPEGAMFAPIFDAVRQAFLDAPLLPRFDGGFVVAGQARLARTQELRELFSAEQIEVLFGAKGCAWLTGDITQDKAPELRKYLLQELHVPEVTPEQIVPKLDRAFLEAQSDAWIARLYSFLNGQKALVNRLSTIPLVRLDNGTHVVARENGSAKAFLPSAIETSFPTIRRAVCGTAEARSFLVSLGLTEPDPVDDVVWNVLPKYQGAEVDVDDKAYSADIDRIRAAYSTDSKAQREKLLAALRATSFVMVVDTGDGKGYVDKPGNVYIATDRMKALFAGVPDVLVIDDGYDCLRGENMRELLEACGALRYPRPVEAPNALTRDERLELRRQTGHEETSGINDVVVDWVLQGFDALIGLLPSLTPEQRAERARLIWESLGDLEERRGRGVFDGSYSWSHYGVRRTPPFPAAFLRRLNKAAWVPDASDELVPPGLVVFDSLGWKPNPFLLTKIAFKPPIIDQLAKEAGIDPAALDLLRKHGITSAADLASRLGITSAPHEDDAGLDAEDGGAAERGPDDDADDLDADDAANADGTRGAGSIPPGAAHETDGAGSGAGSGGRGRTGSGTPSGGTQRNSGAHADSGVHPAGADKGKTTDSDQGTHSPAQGAEQHFISYVGTHPDDGPDPDGLDHAARMEIEEQAIALIISLEPRLLRTPEGNPGFDLYEANDSGQKVRWVEVKSMTRSLEDRPVGLSHTQFDCAREKGDAYWLYVVEYATDPARARVLKIQNPVALARTFTFDRGWRNVAAETRPPGAVSDSSGE, encoded by the coding sequence GTGCCTTCGAACTACGATGCGATCGGCGAAGAGAACCGACGGCGTTACGGGACCGACATCGGCCGGATCGGCCCGATGCTGCTGGCTGACCGGTACGACGACCGCACGCACTTCATCTTCGAGCTGCTCCAGAACGCGGAAGACGCCCTCGGTCGGCGCGGCGACCGGCACGGGCCGCGCAAGGTTATGTTCGAGCTGACGCCAACCAGCCTGACGCTGTCCCACTTCGGCATGCCTTTCGACGAGGCGGATGTCCGGGGCGTGTGCGGCATCGCGGAGAGCACGAAGGACCACTTCTCGATCGGCCGGTTCGGCATCGGCTTCAAGTCGGTCTACACGTTCACGGACCGCCCGGAGATTCACTCCGGCGACGAGGACTTCGCCGTCGAGAACTACGTGCAGCCGAAGACCGCAAAGCGCACGGCCCGCGCGGAGGACGAAACGCAGATCATCCTGCCCCTGAAGTCGGAGGACGGAACCGCGTGGCAGGAGATCACGGCTGGCTTCCAGCACCTGGGGCCTGGAGCACTGCTGTTCCTGCGGCACATCGACGAAATCAACTGGAGCGTCCAGGGCGGCGCGTCCGGTGTCTACCTGCGGAGCGACCCGGAATCGCTCGGCCCAAACGTTCAGCGCATTACGGTGATCGGCCAAGAGAGCGACAAGCCCGAGGTCGATCAGAATTGGCTGGTGTTCCACCGCGACGTGTTCTCGACCACCTCGACCACGCGGGAGAAGGTCGGTCGCGTGGAGGTCGCCTTCTCGCTGGTCGCCGTCAAGGATGCGCCCGGGCGCTGGTCGGTGCAGCCCGTGGCCGCGTCGCCGTTGGTGGTGTTCTTCCCCACGGTGGTCTCGACCAACCTCGGCTTTCTCGTGCAGGGGCCGTATCGCACGACGCCCAGCCGGGACAACATCCCGCGTGGCGAGCCGTGGAATCAGCACTTGGTCCAGGAGACGGCCGGCCTGTTGGTGGAATCGGTGCGCTGGATGCGCGACAATGAGATGCTGGACGCGTCCGCATTGCGCTGCCTGCCGCTCGACCGCGAGAAGTTTCCCGAAGGGGCGATGTTTGCGCCGATCTTCGATGCGGTCCGACAGGCGTTCTTGGACGCGCCGCTGCTGCCCCGCTTCGACGGCGGCTTCGTGGTTGCTGGGCAAGCAAGGTTGGCACGTACGCAGGAGCTGCGAGAGCTGTTCAGCGCGGAGCAGATCGAGGTGCTGTTCGGCGCCAAGGGATGCGCGTGGCTTACGGGGGACATCACCCAGGACAAGGCGCCCGAACTTCGAAAGTACCTGCTTCAGGAGCTGCACGTCCCAGAAGTTACGCCTGAACAGATCGTGCCCAAGCTGGATAGGGCATTTCTCGAAGCGCAGTCGGACGCCTGGATTGCGCGGCTGTACTCGTTCTTGAACGGCCAGAAGGCGTTGGTGAACCGTCTGAGCACGATTCCACTGGTCCGCCTCGACAACGGAACGCACGTCGTTGCTCGCGAGAACGGTAGTGCGAAGGCCTTTCTGCCGAGCGCGATCGAAACCAGCTTCCCGACGATCCGCCGCGCAGTCTGCGGGACCGCAGAGGCGCGCAGCTTTCTCGTTTCGCTCGGGCTTACTGAGCCTGATCCAGTCGACGACGTGGTGTGGAACGTGCTGCCGAAGTACCAGGGAGCCGAAGTAGATGTGGACGACAAGGCCTACTCCGCCGACATCGACCGCATCCGCGCCGCCTACAGCACCGACTCAAAAGCGCAGCGGGAAAAGCTGCTCGCTGCGCTGCGCGCAACGTCCTTCGTGATGGTGGTCGATACCGGCGACGGGAAGGGCTACGTCGACAAGCCTGGCAACGTCTACATCGCCACGGACCGCATGAAGGCGCTCTTCGCGGGTGTGCCCGACGTTCTCGTCATCGATGACGGGTACGACTGCTTGCGCGGTGAGAACATGCGCGAGCTGCTCGAAGCGTGTGGTGCATTGAGGTACCCGCGGCCCGTGGAGGCGCCGAATGCGCTTACGCGCGACGAGCGACTCGAACTCCGGCGCCAAACCGGCCACGAGGAGACGTCCGGCATCAACGACGTGGTGGTCGATTGGGTGCTGCAGGGCTTCGATGCGCTTATCGGACTGCTGCCGAGTCTTACGCCTGAACAACGCGCCGAGCGCGCTCGCTTGATCTGGGAGAGCCTGGGCGACCTCGAAGAACGCCGGGGGCGCGGCGTGTTCGATGGCTCGTATAGTTGGTCCCACTACGGCGTTCGCAGGACGCCGCCATTCCCGGCTGCTTTCCTGCGTCGCCTCAACAAGGCGGCTTGGGTGCCCGACGCCAGCGATGAGTTGGTGCCGCCGGGACTCGTGGTCTTCGACAGCCTGGGATGGAAACCCAATCCCTTCCTGTTGACCAAGATCGCCTTCAAGCCGCCGATCATCGACCAACTGGCGAAAGAAGCCGGCATCGATCCAGCAGCTCTCGACCTCCTGAGAAAGCACGGCATCACCAGCGCGGCTGACCTCGCAAGCCGGCTTGGCATCACCAGCGCGCCGCACGAGGACGATGCGGGGCTCGATGCAGAAGATGGCGGTGCGGCAGAGCGAGGTCCCGACGACGATGCGGACGATCTCGACGCTGATGACGCTGCCAACGCTGACGGTACCAGGGGGGCCGGGTCGATCCCGCCAGGGGCAGCCCACGAGACCGACGGCGCGGGGAGCGGCGCGGGAAGTGGTGGTCGGGGCCGCACCGGCAGTGGGACACCCAGTGGGGGCACGCAACGCAACAGCGGGGCGCACGCCGACTCGGGCGTGCATCCAGCCGGTGCCGACAAAGGAAAGACAACTGACAGTGACCAGGGAACACACTCGCCTGCTCAGGGTGCAGAGCAGCACTTCATCTCCTACGTCGGAACTCACCCCGACGACGGACCCGACCCGGATGGGCTCGATCATGCGGCACGTATGGAGATCGAGGAGCAAGCCATCGCCCTGATCATCTCGCTCGAACCCCGGCTGCTTCGTACGCCGGAAGGCAATCCCGGCTTCGACCTCTACGAAGCCAACGACAGCGGACAGAAGGTTCGATGGGTCGAGGTCAAGTCGATGACGAGAAGTCTGGAGGATCGGCCCGTCGGTCTTTCCCATACGCAGTTCGATTGTGCGCGTGAGAAGGGCGATGCGTACTGGCTGTACGTGGTCGAGTACGCAACCGACCCAGCGAGGGCGCGGGTGCTCAAGATTCAGAACCCCGTCGCTCTCGCGCGGACGTTCACGTTCGATCGTGGCTGGAGGAATGTCGCCGCAGAGACCCGGCCACCCGGTGCCGTGAGTGACAGCTCCGGTGAATGA